Proteins co-encoded in one bacterium genomic window:
- a CDS encoding ABC transporter substrate-binding protein has product MKGRWWLLLVVVALALPVMPVRAGPAGVTFTIGVDQEVVGLDPNLVTAFSSFRRIDFLYNKLVRYNDKLEIEPDLAESWEFPDPRTAIFRLRRGVKFHSGAEMTSEDVKFTLDRVLDPATRAPGRSFIDVIKEVDTPDRYTVRVKMVFPLASLLSGLCSANLSIVEKAAVLRHGNLQRNVAGTGPYMLAEWVPDNFMRLVKNPNYFRSGLPNFDTLIIRVIPDQASLLAGVRTRALDMATINQGPVIAAARREAALNVMQKAGINLRIFAFNTSRPPYTDPRVRYAFSFAIDRQAIVNTAEFGFATVSGPVSAPTPWALPTSRFPSYTQNIARARQLLAEAGHPAGFATRIVTSPTYEGGIAVAQVIQEQLRAIGVTATLETLEWGTYINRWVARDFDTMIELRGGDPDPDRFLYRTFHSTGGVNNFLFKDAAIDRLLERGRVNLEADARRPIYDELQRALIEAAPALFLYVPMETQVLQGYVKGFRIIGNGALYLLERATIER; this is encoded by the coding sequence ACCTGGTGACCGCGTTTTCTTCGTTCCGGCGCATTGACTTCCTGTACAACAAGCTGGTTCGCTACAACGACAAGCTTGAGATCGAGCCGGATCTCGCCGAGTCATGGGAGTTCCCCGATCCCCGCACCGCGATCTTCCGGCTGCGCCGCGGGGTGAAGTTCCACAGCGGCGCCGAGATGACGTCCGAGGACGTGAAGTTCACCCTCGATCGCGTGCTGGATCCGGCGACGCGGGCACCCGGCCGGTCGTTCATTGACGTCATCAAGGAGGTTGACACCCCGGATCGCTACACGGTGCGGGTCAAGATGGTCTTCCCGCTGGCATCGCTGCTGTCCGGCCTGTGCTCGGCCAACCTCTCGATCGTCGAGAAGGCGGCCGTCTTGCGGCACGGCAACCTGCAGCGGAACGTCGCCGGCACCGGACCGTACATGCTGGCGGAATGGGTGCCCGACAACTTCATGCGCCTCGTGAAGAACCCCAACTACTTCCGCAGCGGCCTCCCGAACTTCGACACGCTGATCATCCGGGTCATACCTGATCAGGCATCGCTGCTTGCCGGCGTTCGGACGCGCGCGCTGGACATGGCCACGATAAACCAGGGCCCGGTGATTGCCGCGGCGCGGCGCGAGGCGGCGCTGAACGTTATGCAGAAGGCCGGCATCAACCTTAGGATCTTCGCGTTCAACACCAGCCGGCCGCCCTACACCGACCCTAGGGTGCGGTACGCCTTCTCGTTCGCGATTGACAGGCAGGCGATCGTGAACACCGCGGAGTTCGGCTTCGCGACGGTCTCAGGGCCGGTATCGGCACCCACGCCGTGGGCATTGCCGACATCGCGCTTCCCGTCCTATACCCAGAACATCGCGCGCGCCCGCCAGCTACTAGCCGAGGCCGGACACCCGGCCGGTTTCGCCACGCGGATCGTAACCTCTCCGACCTACGAGGGAGGCATCGCGGTGGCGCAGGTGATCCAGGAGCAGCTCCGGGCGATCGGCGTGACCGCGACGCTGGAGACGCTCGAGTGGGGAACCTACATCAACCGGTGGGTTGCCCGCGACTTCGACACGATGATCGAGCTGCGCGGGGGCGATCCGGATCCCGACCGGTTCCTGTACCGCACGTTCCACAGCACCGGAGGGGTCAACAACTTCCTGTTCAAGGACGCGGCAATAGACCGGCTGCTGGAGCGGGGCCGCGTGAACCTCGAGGCAGATGCGCGCAGGCCGATCTACGACGAGCTGCAGCGCGCCTTGATAGAGGCCGCCCCGGCCCTGTTCCTCTACGTGCCCATGGAGACACAGGTGCTTCAGGGGTATGTGAAGGGCTTCAGGATCATAGGCAACGGCGCCCTCTACCTTTTGGAGAGGGCGACGATCGAGCGATAG